Sequence from the Lates calcarifer isolate ASB-BC8 unplaced genomic scaffold, TLL_Latcal_v3 _unitig_3988_quiver_2216, whole genome shotgun sequence genome:
TGGAGTCCAACCTATGATGTGTCTTCAATCTTAACTTCAATACAGGTAATTTAACACTCCTGTATTGAGATGTACATTAAATGTGCAACTACTAAGAGGATCCACAAACAATTAATTTATACATGTGGTGAGTGTCTTAACTAAACCCACTGATAttctctttttatatattttaaagtctTTATTGGATGAGCCAAACCCAAACAGTCCAGCTAATAGCCAAGCAGCCCAGCTGTACCAGGAAAACAAGCGGGAGTACGAGAAGAGGGTTTCTGCTATTGTTGAACAGAGTTGGCGTGACTGTTGACCCCTGTTAACGTTCCAGTATGAACAGTGTCCAGCCCAGAATCAAGAAACCACCGATCAAGAAAACAACTGAtctcacagaaataaaatgacacatctTAAAAATCCTTCTCAGTATATTTGTCCCATAACTGTTGCTAAGTTTGTATGCTGTTGTGTTGTGGCATTCACTCCTGCCGAATGCTATTGTTGGGCAATAGCATATGTTTGTTAAAAGTTAATGTACCTTGTTATATCTGGGTTACTTGCTACATGCCCtgagtcttttctttttttaaaaaaaaaaaaaaaaaaaggcaatggCCAGTCTCTCAGTTATCACTTTtctacctgttttttttttttttttaaactggctGGATGATTCGGTGACAGTTAATTAGATATGCTTGCTGTGTGGTTTGCTGTGTAGATGCCGACAGTTcatatttccaaaaaaacaacaaagctgtTCATGGGTGTTATTCCTGTTTCAGTGGGTTCACTccttttggttttatttatttctgcctTTTGAAAGCCTTTCAGTGGGATAGAAAATTAACCTGGCATGGACACCCATCCCTCTAACAAGttgtcaacacaacagatgcCTTTTCTCGCAACTATACTTGTAAAGCCATGCcttggattttaaaaatgttctagATATTGGTGACCACATATGTTCCTCTACAActgaaacaagacatttagtACCCTCTCTGGGCACTTGACTTTGTTTCACGCAAATTTCATAATGCTGACATTTAAAGGCTGTGTGAGAACATTTTTACGCTATTTTACAATCTTACAAATCAGCTGTCATAATGAGCTGATGATACTGTTTAAAAACAGGATGGTGTctgttttcagattaaaaacTTTGCACTGGTAACCCCATGTaacaaactgtacattttcttgtaaataaaataaatatacatcagtcgtctttgttgcttttttaaaaaactcagTACAAAAATATCCATCTGAATCGAGTTTAGCCTGTTgataagttttcatttattctgatTTTACAGCTGTGAAAACAAGCAGACAAGTTAACTGTACTCACATAAACCAACACATCTGACATTTAACAAAGATCACAGCTTACAGTTTCCATGTGAAGGTTTTCACATTGTGGATGCAGGTTGTATTTGTAGAATGAGCTCCAGATGTTGAAAGAGCAAACAACATTGCAGGTATTGCTGAATAGACATGTATCACTACAGTGAGACTGGTATGAGCACCTAGCTACAGTTCAGCGATAATGCCTCTCTAATCCTCATCTCTCATGAGTCAACTGTCTAGAGTGTTGTTCACAAACGAGCAGTGAAAAGCTGCATATTCTGCCAGGTTCCTTAAATAGCCACAAAAAAAAATGGTGACAAAAACCttgtaatgtcattttttttaagtcatgAAATAACTGGAGCATCATCAGGACATGATACCACAAAGCACTGAACACAAGCCTGTGCAAAAGTTAAACATAAGACATGTGGAATGGCAGGAGACACAAAagacattaaattatttatccTACAGCTCCTGCTAAAGCTAAAGTACATTTCATGGCGAAGGAATGCAGAAACCACAGGTGATACCTGAAAGATTCTcatttgttaatgtgtgttgtaatttgtcacacacacaagtataaaCATTGCAGTTACACTTGAATGTGTTTTGCTCTGAAGTCCAAGCctatgatgattttttttgccTATTTTTCCCCTGGTTTGCTTTGCATGCAAATTAGTGAGAGGCCTGAGGTTTCACAAGCTCATATCGTCCCACCTGACCTTCCTGTAAAAGTTGACCGATGAGCTGGTCTTTGTGTACTTTGCGACTGACAATGAGGAACCGTTGCCGTCCCTGTCCATATGACTTGCTTCGTAGGCCGTACTTCTGAGATATCTGGTGGATCTGTTTGCGCTCGTCGTTGGTGAGGTCAGTGGAGAAGCGAAGATCATCCTGACGGTCTGAGCTGGCGTAGTTGCGAATGATGTCCTCAATGTCTCGCTTGCTGAgttgatttcctgttttgtctgtgtccATGCCTAACCCCTCTCTAGAAAACTGCTCCTTCACTCTGATCGGTTCTGAGATGCCCTCGCCGTCTCGGCCCAGACCGCCACCTTTCCAGCCCATCTTGCGGAGCAGCTGGTTTCCTATGTTGTCTTCTTTTATCTCCTGTCTTGTGGCCTCCTCACCAGAGCGAGCCAGGATCTGGGATCGAGATATGGCGTCACTGTGACCCTCCTTTCTCAGGTTGGATTTGACCACAGCTTGCGTCTGTCTCAGGGTGGCCAGAGCCTCCTCCGCTGCAATGTGCTTCACTATTTTCTTGGGCCCAATCCCTGCTGCCACATACTGCCCCTCTACGTAAACTTCACACCTCCAGCGATGATCAGGCAGAACGGTAAACTTGTAATCAGCAGTCACTTTATTAAACTGTGCTGTGTCATTAATGATACAAATAGCATTGTCAGAGTTTTCCAGGATTACCAACTCACTTAGATGCTTCTTTTTGACACCCTGCTGCCCAAAGCGCCCACCAAAATCTGACTGGTTATTCCCTCTGGAGTATTGtgattgttgttgctgctgctgctgttgctgctgctgttgttgctgctgctgttgctgctgctgctgtcgctgCGCCTGGTTCATGCGAAGTTTACTCACCGCCTCTTGAGCGGCTGCGTGCTTTGAGCTCTTTTTGGTGCCCGTCGCCTGCGCCACCAGCTCATCCTGCAGGAAGACGCTGCACAGCCAGGCACTGTTATTGGGAAGAAGGTCAAACTTGTAGTCTATCTTCATGCGATTGAAAGCTGCAGAGTTGTTGAGGATGCAGATGGCGTCGTGAGCGTTGTCCATGACCACAAACTCTGTCCAGTGCTTCCGTTTGTCGGGCTCGTATTGGCCCTTAGAGCTGGGCGTAGGTTTGTCCTCAGGGTTGCGGAGTGCAGGTAAAAAGGCCGGGGTCGGGCTGTGCATCTGGCACACAACCATGTCATTAACTATTGAGTGTCTGTATTTGCGCTGCACAACACGAACTTCAACTGGTTTCAGGAAGAGTTTTACAGCCTGCTCAGAGGCGCGGTCCCTCGCTCCATTTTTACTGCCGGAGTATCCGGTAGCAAGATACACACCCTGACATCTCAGTTCACAGGCATAACCGTCTGCTGGTACTTTCCTGTTCTTTGGTAGGTCAGCCTGAGGAATATCCTTCAGGTTGACATAAATATACTCAGGGTTGGTCTTGCACGCCTGAATGCTGCGGCTCAACATGAAATTATAGTTAGGCGAGTCACTTCCAGTCATAAACATAGGGTCCCTAAAAGCAACAACCAACGCAGATGCTACATTAGCAATCAGCCTTTGCTTGTCATCTAATGTTGACTGAGATATGGGAAGAGGCTGTGATGAAGAGCCCAGCTGAGACGTGGTAGGACTGCTCCTGCCCGGGCTATTGTAGACTCTGCTGAATGGCCTGCTTGATGAAGGCCGGTCCTGATAACCGTACCCCAAACCCTGACGTCCTGAATCCCATCCCGCTGACCTGCTCGCTCCCCCATATCCATTGTACCTGTGGGGCTGAGAATAGGAGTCTGAATTTCGGGAGCTGTGGGCTTCATATTTGGCTGTGTAGTCCTGCTGTGTTTTAGCCATGAAGTTTGAAGTGGACCCACGTCCTCCATAACCTAAGCCACTTGTACTACCGGAAgaaatctctctgtctctctctcggTCTCTGTCTCTATGGGAACCCCAAGAGTCGGAACTGTACGATGGCACTCTGTCAAAAGCAGGCCTCAGGGAGGAGGAGCCCTGAGCTCTGCTGATGCCACTGCTATAGGAAGAGTGTTCGGTGTCCCACTGTCTCACACCATACAACTCGCTCCTCCGGCGGTCCTTATCATTCTCCTTCTCATCAGTGCCGGTTCCTCCACTGCTTCCACCACTGACAAAGTGAACAGGCTCAAATCGAGGTCTGGAACCAAATTTTGACACAGGCATTTTCCTCATGGGCTCGTCTCCTGCAATTAAATGACACCAGTGGACAGTTAGAAAACCAGAGAGGATGTTTGATTTGACGTTCAGTAGATTAATCAGTTGTCATCTCAGATGGGCACAGCAGGAATCATGATGACATTGGTCCATTGAAACTGGTTTGAGAATGTGATTTCATCCACGTCTTCCATTGTAAAATGGGAACTGACAGTAATGACTAAACAGCACTTGGCTCCTCAGTCATCCCCAAATATAGAGGAGGCACACGTTGTGTCTTAACTGTCAGGCCATACAGGTCTGAGCCTAGAGAGCATGTCTGGTGAtagtctgatgtttttcttataTTCAGTAAGTATTGTCTGTGATACCAAAGCTTCATATATCGTAACAATGTATgatgagacagacaaaaaacattggtgattttgtttggtttttcatgggatttgctgacaataacaaaaatacagaacCTTACTATTATTTATGGCCATTCCCTATTTTATGTCAATTTTTTCGTATACATGATTTAAAATGTTCTATTCTCTCTCTatgattttgtttgtcagtCTTTTGTCCATTAGttttcttaattatttattcacatttaatttcTCTTAAACCTTTTCATAggttttattattactttttatcaTCTCTCAGGTGCATTAGTCTCACattgtttactgtttaacatCTGAACTAACTTCATCTTTACTGCACTTTTGCACCGATCAGTGCAAAAGGTGCCATACAAATTACTTAGGAGAAACCCTTTACTCTGCCTCTGAGTCATGTTACTGTTGCTACCACTCATGAGTCTGGCAAACCTTCAAGTTTAATTTGATTGGATAACCCCAAAAATCAACTGACCTTTGCATATGTCACAGGTCTAAATATACAAATGTGGTATTTTGAGACACATTTAGATATAAAGATATGATGGTGAAACAGCAGATAACacagaaatgtatgtttttcattgcaagaaacacatacacagactacACATCCCAGATCAACACTCACTGCCATCAGAAGAAGAAGGTCTCTTTTTTGCTTCAGAACTAGGACTTGGGTCAAAGGAGGGCATTTCGACAGTGTCAGTCCCTTCTGCCATCACCAGCACCGTCCGAATCAAAATCCAGGCCATACCTGTTATTGAGGCCAAAGATATAAGTCAGACATTTAGTGAATGGATGAGATGTACAAGCACAGACATCTGGACA
This genomic interval carries:
- the LOC108895395 gene encoding NF-kappa-B-repressing factor, giving the protein MAEGTDTVEMPSFDPSPSSEAKKRPSSSDGRDEPMRKMPVSKFGSRPRFEPVHFVSGGSSGGTGTDEKENDKDRRRSELYGVRQWDTEHSSYSSGISRAQGSSSLRPAFDRVPSYSSDSWGSHRDRDRERDREISSGSTSGLGYGGRGSTSNFMAKTQQDYTAKYEAHSSRNSDSYSQPHRYNGYGGASRSAGWDSGRQGLGYGYQDRPSSSRPFSRVYNSPGRSSPTTSQLGSSSQPLPISQSTLDDKQRLIANVASALVVAFRDPMFMTGSDSPNYNFMLSRSIQACKTNPEYIYVNLKDIPQADLPKNRKVPADGYACELRCQGVYLATGYSGSKNGARDRASEQAVKLFLKPVEVRVVQRKYRHSIVNDMVVCQMHSPTPAFLPALRNPEDKPTPSSKGQYEPDKRKHWTEFVVMDNAHDAICILNNSAAFNRMKIDYKFDLLPNNSAWLCSVFLQDELVAQATGTKKSSKHAAAQEAVSKLRMNQAQRQQQQQQQQQQQQQQQQQQQQQSQYSRGNNQSDFGGRFGQQGVKKKHLSELVILENSDNAICIINDTAQFNKVTADYKFTVLPDHRWRCEVYVEGQYVAAGIGPKKIVKHIAAEEALATLRQTQAVVKSNLRKEGHSDAISRSQILARSGEEATRQEIKEDNIGNQLLRKMGWKGGGLGRDGEGISEPIRVKEQFSREGLGMDTDKTGNQLSKRDIEDIIRNYASSDRQDDLRFSTDLTNDERKQIHQISQKYGLRSKSYGQGRQRFLIVSRKVHKDQLIGQLLQEGQVGRYELVKPQASH